A region of Cucumis melo cultivar AY chromosome 2, USDA_Cmelo_AY_1.0, whole genome shotgun sequence DNA encodes the following proteins:
- the LOC103502314 gene encoding non-specific phospholipase C6, with protein MSGRQSKFPFHLSSIFFLLLTLSWLPQRSFQQQPIKTVVVLVMENRSFDHMIGWMKKYVNPKINGVTGDECNPVSTKNPNPETICFTDDAEFVDPDPGHSFEDVLQQVFGSNSIPSMSGFVEQALSMSPNLSETVMKGFKPEAVPIYGALVREFAVFDRWFSSIPGPTQPNRLFVYSATSHGSTSHVKKQLAMGYPQKTIFDSLHENGINFGIYFQNIPTTLFYRNLRKLKYIFKFHQYDLKFKKDARNGKLPSLTVIEPRYFDLVGMPANDDHPSHDVANGQKLVKEVYETLRASPQWNETLLIITYDEHGGFFDHVKTPFVNVPNPDGNTGPAPYFFKFDRLGVRVPTIMVSPWIKKGTVISSPKGPTPNSEFEHSSIPATIKKIFNIPSNFLTHRDAWAGTFEDIVDQLTSPRTDCPVTLPEVTPLRKTEANENSGLSEFQSEVVQLAAVLNGDHFLSSFPNEISEKMTVKEAHDYTRGAVSRFIRASKEAIKLGADESAIVDMRSSLTTRSSIHN; from the exons ATGAGCGGACGGCAAAGCAAATTCCCATTTCATTTGTCTTCcattttcttccttcttctcaCTCTCTCATGGCTTCCTCAACGCAGTTTCCAGCAGCAACCCATCAAAACCGTCGTGGTTTTGGTAATGGAGAATCGTTCCTTCGATCACATGATTGGATGGATGAAGAAATACGTCAACCCAAAAATCAATGGCGTCACTGGAGATGAATGCAACCCTGTTTCAACCAAGAATCCTAACCCTGAAACGATTTGTTTCACTGATGATGCCGAGTTTGTAGATCCGGATCCGGGCCATTCATTTGAAGACGTTTTGCAGCAGGTATTTGGTTCTAATTCCATTCCTTCCATGTCTGGCTTTGTGGAACAAGCTCTTTCAATGTCACCAAATCTCTCTGAAACTGTCATGAAAGGCTTTAAACCTGAAGCTGTACCCATTTATGGAGCTTTAGTTCGTGAATTTGCAGTGTTCGATAGATGGTTCTCATCAATTCCTGGCCCAACTCAACCCAATAGGCTCTTTGTTTATTCAGCAACTTCTCATGGTTCAACTAGCCATGTGAAGAAGCAATTAGCAATGGGGTATCCTCAGAAAACCATTTTTGATTCACTTCATGAGAATGGTATCAACTTTGGAATTTACTTCCAGAACATACCCACTACTCTGTTTTATAGAAACCTGAGGAAATTGAAGTACATTTTCAAGTTTCATCAGTATGATTTGAAGTTCAAAAAGGATGCTAGAAATGGGAAACTTCCTAGCTTAACTGTGATTGAGCCAAGGTACTTTGATCTTGTGGGAATGCCTGCAAATGATGATCATCCATCTCATGATGTTGCAAATGGGCAGAAGCTGGTGAAAGAGGTTTACGAGACTCTTAGGGCTAGCCCCCAGTGGAATGAAACCCTTTTGATAATCACTTACGACGAACATGGTGGATTTTTTGACCATGTCAAAACTCCTTTCGTTAATGTCCCTAATCCGGATGGAAACACAGGCCCTGCTCCCTATTTCTTCAAGTTCGATCGGCTTGGAGTTCGCGTGCCTACAATTATGGTCTCGCCTTGGATTAAGAAAGGAACTG TAATAAGCAGTCCAAAGGGTCCAACTCCAAACTCTGAGTTTGAGCATTCCTCAATCCCTGCTACCATAAAGAAAATATTCAATATCCCCTCTAACTTCCTCACTCACAGAGATGCTTGGGCTGGGACATTTGAGGACATTGTTGACCAGTTAACCTCGCCGCGAACCGACTGTCCAG TAACTTTGCCTGAAGTGACACCTTTGAGGAAAACAGAAGCAAATGAAAACAGTGGATTATCTGAGTTTCAGAGCGAGGTAGTACAGTTAGCTGCCGTTCTAAATGGTGATCATTTCCTGAGTAGTTTCCCTAATGAAATAAGCGAGAAGATGACCGTTAAAGAAGCACACGATTACACTAGAGGAGCTGTTTCAAGGTTCATCAGAGCAAGCAAAGAGGCCATCAAGTTGGGTGCAGATGAATCAGCCATTGTGGATATGAGATCTTCCCTTACTACAAGATCATCAATCCACAACTGA
- the LOC103502311 gene encoding gamma carbonic anhydrase-like 2, mitochondrial, whose product MAALARFSRKAIASAVATNQLRRAFSTEVSKTITPSPDRVKWDYRGQRQIIPLGQWLPKIAVDAYVAPNVVLAGQVKVCDGASVWAGSVLRGDLNKITIGFCSNVQERCVLHAAWSSPTGLPAETSIERFVTIGAYSLLRSCTIEPECIIGQHSILMEGSLVETHSILEAGSVVPPGRRIPTGELWAGNPARFVRTLTYEEKSEIPKLAVAINDLSKDHFSEFLPYSTAYLEVEKFKKSLGITI is encoded by the exons ATGGCAGCTCTAGCTCGTTTCTCCCGCAAGGCTATTGCCTCAGCGGTTGCCACCAATCAACTCCGCCGTGCTTTCTCGACGGAAGTGTCGAAAACGATCACGCCTTCACCGGATCGAGTCAAGTGGGACTATAGAGGTCAAAGACAGATAATCCCGCTCGGTCAGTGGCTCCCCAAAATCGCTGTCGACGCCTATGTTGCGCCTAATGTTGTCCTTGCCGGACAGGTTAAAGTCTGCGACGGGGCCTCTGTTTGGGCCGGTTCCGTTCTCCGCGGCGATCTCAACAAGATTACAATCGGGTTTTGCTCTAATGTGCAGGAACGGTGCGTCCTTCATGCTGCTTGGTCCTCCCCAACAG GACTGCCGGCAGAGACATCTATAGAGAGATTCGTCACAATTGGTGCTTATAGTCTGTTGCGGTCCTGCACAATTGAGCCAGAATGCATTATCGGGCAGCATTCCATCCTCATGGAAGGTTCCCTGGTTGAGACCCACTCTATTCTTGAAGCTGGGTCCGTGGTTCCCCCAGGAAGGCGAATTCCCACTGGTGAACTTTGGGCAGGAAACCCAGCAAGGTTTGTCAGAACGTTGACCTATGAAGAGAAATCGGAAATTCCTAAACTTGCTGTTGCAATTAATGACCTAAGCAAGGATCATTTCTCGGAGTTTCTTCCTTACTCAACAGCATACTTGGAGGTTGAGAAATTCAAGAAGTCCTTGGGTATAACCATATGA
- the LOC103502313 gene encoding CBS domain-containing protein CBSCBSPB5 yields MTSQGGSSRRSLSLTNMSSQGKKKAHENGSSDAPRKSLSSSRSLQLTGERTVKRLRLSRALTVPESTTISEACRRMAARRVDALLLTDSNALLCGILTDKDIATRVIACGVNLEETPVSKVMTRNPVFVLSDTLAVEALQKMVQGKFRHLPVVENGEVIALLDIAKCLYDAIARMERAAEKGKAIAAAVEGVEKSWGTSVSGPNTFIETLRERMFRPSLSTIIPENLKIVTVPPTETVFMATKKMLEFRVSSAVVTVDNKPQGILTSKDILMRLIAQNLPPESTLVEKVMTPNPECASIDTPIVDALHTMHDGKFLHLPVVDRDGNVVAVVDVIHITHAAVATVGNTSGVGNEAASSMMQKFWDSAMALSPNDDDDELRSEGSMKLASEETDTGRALPFPSSGMSNTFSFKLEDRKGRMHRFSCDTRSLTDVITAIIQRVGDDIDRNQLPQILYEDEDHDKVVLGSDSDLAAAVEHARLAGWKGLRLHLEYPGSHGRRRDAGNMDYAQSDAWASAYSAVAAGAALVAGLGVLAYLRRSGN; encoded by the exons ATGACTAGTCAAGGTGGTTCTTCTAGAAGAAGTTTGTCCTTAACGAACATGTCGTCTCAGGGCAAGAAGAAAGCCCATGAGAACGGAAGCTCGGATGCACCGCGGAAGTCTCTTTCATCATCTCGTTCATT ACAACTCACTGGTGAGCGAACGGTAAAACGACTGCGGCTATCAAGAGCACTGACAGTTCCTGAAAGTACTACCATCTCTGAGGCTTGTCGTCGGATGGCTGCTCGTAGAGTTGATGCTTTGTTACTGACTGATTCAAATGCTTTACTTTGTGGTATCCTCACAGACAAG GATATAGCAACAAGGGTTATTGCTTGTGGTGTTAATCTCGAAGAAACACCTGTGTCCAAAGTTATGACAAGGAATCCAGTTTTTGTTCTTTCTGACACCCTAGCTGTGGAAGCCCTCCAGAAGATGGTACAAG GAAAATTTAGACATTTGCCCGTAGTTGAGAACGGGGAGGTCATTGCATTACTTGATATTGCAAAATGTTTATATGATGCTATTGCACGAATGGAAAGAGCAGCTGAAAAGGGAAAGGCCATTGCAGCAGCAGTTGAAGGTGTTGAAAAAAGTTGGGGAACCTCTGTTTCTG GTCCTAATACGTTTATTGAGACACTTCGAGAGCGTATGTTCAGACCATCTCTGTCTACTATTATCCCAGAGAATTTAAA GATTGTTACAGTTCCACCAACAGAAACAGTTTTCATGGCCACAAAAAAGATGCTTGAATTTCGAGTGAGTTCCGCAGTTGTAACAGTTGATAACAAGCCACAAGGAATTCTCAC GTCAAAGGATATTTTGATGCGATTAATAGCACAAAATCTTCCACCAGAATCCACACTCGTAGAGAAG GTCATGACCCCAAATCCTGAATGTGCATCAATTGATACACCAATAGTTGACGCTCTGCACACTATGCATGATGGGAAGTTTTTGCATCTCCCAGTGGTAGATAGAG ATGGAAACGTTGTTGCTGTAGTTGATGTAATACATATCACCCATGCTGCTGTGGCCACG GTTGGAAATACATCTGGAGTTGGCAACGAGGCTGCAAGTTCTATGATGCAGAAGTTTTGGGATTCTGCCATGGCCTTATCACCAAATGATGATGACGATGAATTGCGTAG TGAAGGTTCAATGAAATTGGCTTCTGAGGAAACGGATACTGGAAGAGCTCTTCCCTTTCCATCATCTGGAATGTCTaatactttttcttttaaacttgAAGATAGGAAGGGCCGGATGCATCGATTTTCTTGTG ATACTCGGAGTTTAACAGATGTTATAACAGCAATCATTCAGAGAGTTGGTGATGATATTGACCGCAACCAATTGCCTCAGATTTTG TATGAAGATGAAGACCACGATAAAGTTGTTCTAGGATCAGACAGCGATCTTGCAGCAGCTGTAGAGCATGCAAGGTTGGCCGGATGGAAG GGACTGAGATTGCATTTAGAATATCCAGGAAGTCATGGTCGTAGAAGGGATGCAGGAAATATGGATTATGCTCAAAGCGACGCATGGGCGTCGGCGTACAGCGCAGTTGCGGCCGGAGCCGCCCTTGTTGCTGGGTTAGGCGTGTTAGCATACTTGAGAAGATCTGGTAACTAA
- the LOC103502312 gene encoding uncharacterized protein LOC103502312 gives MADWGPVIIAVVLFVLLSPGLLFQIPAKGRVVEFGNMQTSGASILVHAIIYFGLITIFLIAIGVHIYTG, from the coding sequence ATGGCTGATTGGGGGCCGGTGATTATAGCGGTGGTGCTCTTCGTCCTGCTCAGTCCAGGCCTTCTCTTTCAGATCCCAGCCAAAGGAAGAGTCGTTGAATTCGGTAACATGCAGACTAGTGGGGCTTCCATTTTAGTCCACGCCATCATCTACTTTGGCCTCATCACTATCTTCCTCATCGCCATCGGTGTTCATATCTACACTGGCTAA
- the LOC103502315 gene encoding mediator of RNA polymerase II transcription subunit 30: MEEKSTTVLALPQTTQELAMEGIKHLEETIESAFQILYSMNDELCNPTLWSTTSSTATTATSGLTIASPNGPSSHSANGVVNGDASSESTSHHTDSSSGGGSGSGGALEEARVRYKNSVLALRAILAAIPNSQKAKAYESGTSAHASPADQSEIDKLEQHLSNLRKELVVKNLHIKLLIDQLRDLVADVSTWQSPCSV; this comes from the exons ATGGAAGAGAAATCCACTACTGTTTTGGCTCTTCCCCAGACAACTCAAGAGCTTGCAATGGAGGGCATCAAGCATCTTGAAGAAACCATTGAATCCGCTTTCCAGATCCTCTACTCCATGAATGACGAGCTTTGTAATCCCACATTATGGTCCACTACTTCTTCAACGGCAACCACGGCTACTTCTGGTTTAACAATTGCCAGTCCAAATGGTCCATCTTCGCATTCTGCTAATGGAGTTGTAAACGGTGATGCTAGTTCCGAAAGCACTAGCCATCACACCGATTCCAGCAGCGGCGGAGGCAGCGGTAGTGGGGGAGCCCTTGAGGAGGCACGTGTTCGCTACAAGAACTCAGTCCTTGCACTTCGTGCTATTCTTGCTGCAATCCCCAATTCTCAGAAG GCAAAAGCATACGAATCGGGTACGAGTGCTCATGCATCGCCTGCAGACCAATCTGAAATTGATAAGTTGGAACAACACCTCTCTAATCTCAGAAAG GAACTTGTCGTTAAAAATTTGCATATCAAGCTTCTGATAGATCAACTACGAGATCTTGTTGCTGATGTATCTACGTGGCAAAGTCCTTGTTCTGTGTGA